A portion of the Glycine max cultivar Williams 82 chromosome 10, Glycine_max_v4.0, whole genome shotgun sequence genome contains these proteins:
- the LOC100500409 gene encoding mttA/Hcf106 domain-containing protein, with protein MDLTLSLSPSSSSLVTSRLGYSSSLATNSNANSRKARISTRRSKALTCNALFGLGLPELAVIAGVAALAFGPKNLPQVGRSLGKTIKSFQQAAKEFESEIKKEPDSTEENPTAAEKPIAASKQEEQETKVSTKDNV; from the exons ATGGATTTGAccctttctctttctccttcttcttcttctttagttaCCTCGAGACTTGGTTACTCTTCCTCCTTGGCCACCAACTCTAACGCTAACTCGAGGAAAGCTAGAATCAGCACCCGAAGAAGTAAGGCTCTAACTTGCAACGCTTTGTTCGGATTGGGCTTGCCCGAACTCGCCGTTATTGCCGGTGTTGCTGCCCTCGCTTTCGGACCCAAGAATTTGCCCCAAGTGGGTCGCTCCCTCGGCAAAACTATTAAGAGCTTCCAACAG GCAGCAAAGGAGTTTGAGTCCGAGATTAAAAAGGAACCTGATTCTACAGAAGAGAACCCTACTGCTGCTGAGAAACCAATTGCTGCGAGTAAACAGGAGGAGCAAGAGACTAAGGTGTCTACTAAAGATAATGTATGA